A stretch of the Bacillus sp. FJAT-18017 genome encodes the following:
- a CDS encoding alpha/beta hydrolase family protein yields MEKAVDGKIITMETFPSPNPDIGLWLITYMSGGLKVKGLLAKPLEGETFDAFLYLRGGIKNVGKVRPARIAQFASEGFVVFAPFYRGNQGGEGDEDFAGEDRLDAFSAFQLLKGIPGVSHVHIFGFSRGGVMALLTALEFPESASVVTWGGVSDMSLTYVEREDLRRMMKRVIGGTPVKYPERYESRTPLYELERLVPQVLIIHGVHDDNVSIDHAYRLEKRLKELGKDPETWYFDDFTHYFPPAVNRKVVKDLCAWMKRQAK; encoded by the coding sequence ATGGAAAAAGCAGTCGATGGAAAAATCATCACAATGGAAACATTCCCGTCTCCAAATCCTGATATTGGTTTATGGCTTATTACATATATGTCAGGCGGTTTAAAGGTAAAAGGCCTCCTCGCAAAGCCCCTTGAAGGAGAAACATTTGATGCATTTTTGTATTTGAGGGGGGGAATAAAAAATGTAGGAAAAGTACGGCCCGCAAGAATTGCTCAGTTTGCTTCTGAAGGCTTTGTAGTTTTTGCGCCTTTTTATAGGGGCAACCAGGGAGGAGAAGGCGATGAAGACTTCGCAGGTGAAGACCGGCTTGACGCTTTCTCCGCTTTCCAATTACTAAAAGGAATACCGGGAGTCTCTCATGTCCATATTTTTGGTTTCTCAAGAGGGGGAGTTATGGCATTATTAACAGCCCTCGAGTTTCCTGAGTCTGCATCTGTCGTTACATGGGGCGGTGTAAGCGATATGAGCCTCACGTATGTGGAGCGTGAAGATTTAAGAAGGATGATGAAGAGGGTCATCGGAGGAACCCCGGTGAAATATCCAGAACGGTATGAAAGCAGGACACCGTTATACGAGCTGGAACGGCTTGTCCCACAGGTATTGATTATTCATGGTGTTCATGATGATAATGTATCAATCGACCATGCCTACAGGTTGGAAAAACGGCTCAAAGAACTTGGAAAGGACCCGGAAACGTGGTACTTCGATGACTTTACTCACTACTTTCCCCCGGCCGTAAATAGAAAAGTCGTCAAAGACCTCTGTGCGTGGATGAAAAGGCAGGCAAAGTAG
- a CDS encoding DUF2584 domain-containing protein, translating into MGMPLELNTMIVTKGKEQRIEENLFILEKAGYRLYPIDIPIDIRRTIDADSSGTAKIMKVEWEGALTRITYELTSLYSPN; encoded by the coding sequence ATGGGGATGCCTCTTGAACTCAACACCATGATTGTGACAAAAGGCAAGGAACAAAGAATTGAGGAAAACTTGTTTATCCTAGAGAAGGCAGGATACCGTCTTTATCCTATTGATATCCCAATCGACATCAGAAGGACAATTGATGCCGATTCAAGTGGGACAGCGAAAATTATGAAGGTTGAATGGGAAGGCGCGTTAACGCGGATTACCTATGAACTCACCTCTCTTTACTCACCGAATTAA
- the pckA gene encoding phosphoenolpyruvate carboxykinase (ATP), with translation MNGVQIPENLCNLLNGENILTQLSVPQLVEKVLSRGEGILTSTGAVSVSTGKYTGRSPEDKFIVDEPSVRGKIDWGKINRPISEKNFTTLYNKVIEYLKQKNELFVFNGYAGADKKYQLPIQVINEFAWHNLFARQLFIRPGHSDFSSYKPEFTVISAPGFKADPVLDGTNSETFIIISFEKRTVLIGGTEYAGEMKKSIFSVMNYLLPESGIMPMHCSANVGREGDVALFFGLSGTGKTTLSADANRRLIGDDEHGWSSNGVFNIEGGCYAKTINLSREKEPQIFEAICFGAVLENVAVDLYTRETNYDDGTLTENTRAAYPLEAIRNIVTPSVAGHPNTIVFLTADAFGVLPPISKLTKEQAMYHFLSGYTSKLAGTERGISSPQATFSTCFGAPFLPLPANRYAEMLGEKILEHNSKVFLVNTGWTGGEYGVGSRMKLSYTRAMIQAALGGELNNIDTVRDEIFGLYVPLHVPGVPDAVLQPEKTWQDAADYKRKATELAGQFRENFKKFQGVDPAIEQFGGPLQ, from the coding sequence ATGAACGGAGTACAAATTCCTGAGAACCTGTGCAATCTCTTAAACGGGGAAAACATACTTACCCAACTTTCTGTACCCCAACTCGTCGAAAAAGTTCTAAGCCGCGGGGAAGGCATCCTTACTTCAACAGGTGCCGTATCCGTTTCGACCGGTAAATACACTGGACGCTCTCCAGAAGATAAATTTATAGTCGACGAGCCTTCCGTCAGAGGCAAGATTGACTGGGGCAAGATTAACCGCCCTATTTCCGAAAAAAACTTTACTACCTTATATAATAAAGTAATTGAGTATTTAAAACAAAAAAATGAACTTTTTGTTTTTAACGGTTATGCCGGTGCCGATAAAAAATACCAGCTGCCTATACAAGTTATCAATGAATTTGCCTGGCATAATTTATTCGCCCGCCAATTGTTCATCCGTCCGGGCCATTCCGATTTTTCTTCATATAAACCGGAATTCACAGTCATTTCAGCTCCGGGCTTTAAGGCGGACCCTGTTCTTGATGGAACAAACTCGGAAACATTCATCATTATTTCTTTTGAAAAAAGAACCGTCCTTATTGGTGGAACTGAATATGCAGGAGAAATGAAAAAATCTATTTTCTCAGTTATGAATTACCTCCTCCCTGAATCCGGAATCATGCCGATGCATTGCTCCGCGAACGTCGGCAGGGAAGGAGATGTCGCCTTATTTTTCGGATTATCGGGAACTGGAAAGACAACGCTTTCAGCCGATGCTAACCGCCGGCTGATTGGAGATGATGAGCATGGCTGGTCATCCAATGGGGTATTTAATATTGAAGGCGGCTGCTATGCCAAGACCATCAACCTTTCAAGAGAAAAAGAACCTCAAATTTTTGAGGCCATCTGTTTTGGGGCAGTACTTGAAAATGTTGCGGTCGACCTGTACACCCGTGAAACTAATTATGATGATGGCACGTTAACAGAAAACACGAGAGCAGCCTATCCGCTAGAAGCAATTCGTAATATCGTTACACCAAGCGTTGCTGGCCATCCAAATACAATTGTATTCCTTACAGCGGATGCATTTGGGGTACTCCCTCCAATTTCAAAACTAACAAAGGAACAGGCCATGTACCATTTTCTAAGCGGATATACGTCTAAGCTGGCCGGAACAGAACGGGGCATTTCATCGCCCCAAGCCACCTTCTCAACATGCTTTGGCGCTCCTTTCCTTCCGCTTCCAGCAAACCGCTACGCAGAAATGCTTGGAGAAAAAATCCTTGAGCATAACTCAAAGGTCTTTCTCGTTAATACTGGATGGACCGGCGGAGAGTACGGAGTTGGCAGCAGGATGAAGCTAAGCTATACTCGTGCCATGATTCAGGCTGCACTCGGAGGCGAACTTAACAATATTGATACTGTCCGGGATGAGATTTTCGGCCTTTATGTACCGCTTCATGTACCGGGAGTTCCCGATGCGGTCCTCCAGCCGGAAAAAACATGGCAGGATGCTGCAGACTATAAGCGCAAAGCTACAGAATTGGCAGGCCAGTTCCGTGAAAACTTTAAAAAGTTCCAAGGCGTTGACCCTGCAATTGAACAATTTGGCGGTCCACTACAATAA
- a CDS encoding thiol-disulfide oxidoreductase DCC family protein, with protein MLALYDGNCALCKASKEKSNKLDWLGRIQWISLQEYEKKGLQPSFRAIDLRRELHLIEGVKVYKGFFAARKMLLQFPLTILPALLLYIPFASLIGIPIYNWIARNRYKWMGTTCEDGSCSL; from the coding sequence TTGCTTGCGCTCTATGATGGAAACTGTGCTTTATGCAAAGCTTCGAAGGAAAAGTCAAATAAACTTGACTGGTTAGGGCGGATTCAGTGGATTTCGTTGCAGGAGTATGAAAAAAAAGGCCTGCAGCCTTCTTTTCGCGCGATAGACTTGAGGCGGGAGCTCCATCTTATAGAAGGTGTGAAGGTTTATAAAGGCTTTTTTGCCGCCAGAAAAATGCTCCTCCAATTTCCGTTAACCATATTGCCAGCCCTCCTGCTCTATATTCCCTTCGCATCACTCATTGGTATTCCAATCTATAACTGGATTGCAAGGAACCGCTACAAATGGATGGGAACAACCTGTGAGGATGGAAGTTGCTCACTTTAA
- the metK gene encoding methionine adenosyltransferase: MPSKRRLFTSESVTEGHPDKICDQISDSILDAILEKDANARVAAETSVTTGLVLVAGEITTSTYVDIPKIVRETIREIGYTRAKYGFDADTCAVLTAIDEQSADIAQGVDQALEAREGQMSDEEIEAIGAGDQGLMFGFACNETEELMPLPISLAHKLSRRLAEVRKNETLAYLRPDGKTQVTVEYDEKDKPVRIDTIVISTQHSQKATLEQIQKDLKEHVINPVVPSDLIDENTKYFINPTGRFVIGGPQGDAGLTGRKIIVDTYGGYARHGGGAFSGKDPTKVDRSAAYAARYVAKNIVAAGLAEKVEVQLAYAIGVARPVSISIDTFGTGTVNEDILIELVESNFDLRPAGIINMLDLRKPIYRQTAAYGHFGRNDVDLPWERTDKAAILKEQASK, translated from the coding sequence ATGCCATCAAAACGTCGTTTATTTACTTCTGAATCAGTCACAGAAGGTCATCCAGATAAAATCTGCGACCAAATTTCTGATTCGATTTTAGACGCAATCCTGGAAAAGGACGCAAATGCCCGTGTTGCAGCTGAAACGTCTGTTACAACCGGTCTAGTCCTCGTAGCAGGGGAAATTACTACTTCAACGTATGTTGATATTCCAAAAATTGTACGCGAAACAATTAGGGAAATTGGTTATACACGCGCCAAATATGGCTTTGACGCTGATACCTGTGCAGTATTAACTGCAATTGACGAGCAATCTGCCGATATCGCACAAGGTGTTGACCAAGCATTAGAAGCCCGTGAAGGACAAATGAGTGATGAGGAAATTGAAGCGATTGGTGCGGGTGACCAAGGCCTTATGTTCGGCTTTGCCTGCAACGAGACCGAAGAGCTAATGCCGCTTCCTATTTCACTTGCACATAAACTGTCACGCAGGCTGGCTGAAGTCCGTAAAAACGAAACACTTGCATACTTGCGCCCCGATGGGAAAACTCAGGTAACGGTTGAATACGATGAAAAAGATAAGCCAGTTCGTATTGATACCATTGTTATCTCCACCCAGCACAGCCAAAAGGCAACATTAGAGCAAATCCAAAAAGATTTAAAAGAACATGTCATTAACCCTGTTGTTCCTTCTGATTTAATTGATGAAAACACTAAGTATTTCATCAATCCAACTGGCCGTTTTGTTATCGGTGGACCTCAAGGGGATGCCGGTCTCACAGGCCGTAAAATCATTGTTGATACGTACGGCGGTTATGCCCGCCACGGCGGGGGAGCATTCTCCGGTAAAGATCCAACAAAAGTTGACCGTTCCGCTGCCTATGCTGCCCGGTATGTTGCTAAAAATATTGTAGCGGCAGGCCTTGCAGAAAAAGTTGAAGTCCAGCTTGCCTATGCTATCGGTGTAGCGCGCCCAGTATCAATTTCTATTGATACTTTCGGAACTGGTACAGTAAATGAAGACATCCTGATTGAACTAGTTGAATCAAACTTCGACCTGCGTCCTGCTGGTATTATCAATATGCTTGATTTGCGCAAGCCAATTTACAGGCAGACAGCTGCCTACGGGCACTTTGGCCGCAATGATGTTGACCTCCCTTGGGAGCGTACCGATAAGGCAGCGATTTTAAAGGAACAAGCATCTAAATAG
- the asnB gene encoding asparagine synthase (glutamine-hydrolyzing) produces the protein MCGFIGCVHEQPQSYSGEDKQLFKNMNDIITHRGPDDDGYYFDEHIQFGFRRLSIIDIECGAQPLTYENERYWIIFNGEVYNYVELRDELLKEGLNFATHSDTEVIIALYSHLKEKAVERLRGMFAFVIWDKQEKVLFGARDHFGIKPFFYHEEGGRTYFASEKKSILLALDKKEMNYDSLQHYLTYQFVPEPETMTEGIHKLEPGHYFIKKAGKPMEIKRYWKAHFSPVAKPEEEFTKEIRDILFDSVKIHMRSDVPVGSFLSGGIDSSIIAAIAKEFHPAIKTFSVGFERNGFSEIDVAKETAEKLGVENISYVITPEEYINEIPKIMWHMDDPLADPACVPLYFVAREARKHVTVVLSGEGADELFGGYNIYREPGDLQVFNKIPRVGKVLLKGIAGIMPEGTKGKSFIERGVTPMEERYIGNAKMFTEDEKRELLNVYKNGLDFTDITKRLYAESTGYNPVDRMQYIDIHTWMRGDILLKADRVTMAHSLELRVPFLDKEVFRVASQIPSDLKTANGTTKYILRKAAESFVPAHVLDRKKLGFPVPIRHWLKDEMNTWAKDIIRESNTDHLFNKQYVLKLLDDHCQGKADNSRKIWTVLMFMVWHQVFVEEKYSFGQAGQFQTAKN, from the coding sequence ATGTGCGGTTTTATAGGTTGTGTCCATGAACAGCCACAAAGTTATTCAGGTGAAGACAAACAGCTATTTAAAAACATGAATGATATCATCACACACAGGGGTCCTGATGATGATGGTTACTATTTTGATGAACATATCCAGTTTGGGTTTAGACGCCTAAGCATTATTGATATTGAATGCGGAGCTCAGCCGCTTACTTACGAAAATGAGCGATATTGGATTATTTTTAATGGAGAAGTTTACAACTATGTTGAGCTTCGTGATGAGCTGTTAAAAGAGGGATTAAATTTTGCTACACATTCTGATACAGAAGTCATCATTGCTTTATACAGCCATCTGAAGGAAAAAGCTGTTGAAAGACTTCGTGGCATGTTTGCATTTGTAATTTGGGATAAGCAAGAAAAGGTATTGTTCGGAGCACGTGACCACTTTGGTATTAAGCCATTCTTTTATCATGAAGAAGGTGGAAGGACCTACTTTGCTTCTGAAAAGAAAAGTATTTTGCTTGCACTGGATAAAAAGGAAATGAACTACGATTCGCTTCAGCATTATCTGACCTATCAGTTCGTCCCTGAACCAGAGACGATGACAGAAGGTATCCATAAGCTTGAACCAGGCCACTATTTTATTAAAAAAGCAGGCAAGCCAATGGAAATCAAACGTTACTGGAAGGCTCATTTTTCACCGGTCGCAAAGCCGGAGGAAGAATTTACAAAGGAAATCCGTGATATCCTCTTCGATTCAGTCAAAATCCATATGCGTTCCGATGTTCCTGTAGGCTCATTCCTTTCAGGCGGGATTGACTCATCTATCATCGCTGCGATTGCCAAGGAGTTCCACCCTGCAATTAAGACGTTCTCGGTAGGATTTGAACGAAACGGCTTTAGTGAAATTGATGTCGCGAAGGAAACAGCGGAAAAGCTCGGTGTAGAGAATATCTCGTATGTGATTACGCCTGAAGAATATATCAATGAGATTCCTAAAATTATGTGGCATATGGATGACCCGCTGGCTGATCCGGCTTGCGTGCCGCTCTATTTTGTTGCCCGTGAAGCAAGGAAGCATGTTACTGTTGTCCTGTCAGGGGAAGGTGCGGACGAATTGTTCGGCGGCTACAATATTTACCGTGAACCAGGCGATTTGCAGGTTTTCAACAAAATCCCGCGTGTCGGCAAAGTCCTTTTAAAAGGGATAGCAGGTATCATGCCTGAAGGAACAAAAGGTAAGAGCTTTATCGAGCGGGGAGTAACTCCAATGGAGGAACGCTACATTGGAAATGCCAAAATGTTCACCGAGGACGAAAAGCGCGAACTTTTAAATGTATACAAAAATGGCCTTGATTTTACTGACATTACAAAACGGCTTTATGCGGAGAGTACCGGATACAACCCTGTTGACCGTATGCAGTATATTGATATTCACACCTGGATGCGCGGGGATATTCTTTTAAAAGCAGACAGAGTGACAATGGCACATTCCCTGGAGCTTCGTGTACCGTTTCTTGATAAAGAAGTATTCCGGGTTGCATCGCAAATTCCATCAGACTTAAAAACAGCTAATGGAACGACGAAATACATTTTGCGGAAAGCAGCCGAAAGCTTTGTGCCAGCGCACGTTCTAGACAGGAAGAAGCTTGGTTTCCCTGTACCGATCCGCCACTGGCTCAAGGATGAAATGAATACTTGGGCGAAGGATATCATCCGCGAAAGCAATACAGATCATTTATTCAATAAACAGTATGTATTGAAGCTGCTCGATGACCATTGCCAGGGCAAAGCAGACAACAGCCGGAAAATCTGGACTGTTCTTATGTTTATGGTTTGGCATCAAGTCTTTGTTGAAGAGAAGTATTCGTTTGGTCAAGCAGGCCAGTTCCAAACCGCGAAAAATTAA
- a CDS encoding gamma carbonic anhydrase, whose product MIYPYKGKYPQIHNTAFIADFVTISGDVEIGPESSVWYNTVIRGDIAPTIIGKKVSIQDNSVLHQSPNNPLIIEDEVTVGHQCILHSCILRQNSLVGMGSIVMDKAEIGEGAFIGAGSLVPPGKKIPPGTLALGRPAKVIRELNEDDIREMQRITKEYAEKAQYYKAVSQGNQE is encoded by the coding sequence ATGATTTACCCATATAAAGGGAAGTATCCACAAATACATAATACGGCATTCATCGCAGATTTTGTGACCATAAGTGGTGATGTTGAAATCGGCCCGGAATCAAGTGTATGGTACAACACCGTAATCCGTGGTGACATCGCTCCAACTATCATTGGTAAAAAAGTCAGTATACAGGACAACTCTGTCCTTCATCAGAGCCCGAATAACCCGCTTATCATTGAAGATGAGGTGACTGTGGGGCATCAATGCATTTTACACAGCTGTATTCTTCGCCAGAATTCCCTTGTTGGAATGGGCTCAATTGTCATGGATAAAGCTGAAATAGGCGAAGGTGCATTTATAGGTGCTGGAAGCCTTGTGCCGCCTGGCAAAAAAATCCCTCCCGGCACACTGGCCCTCGGCCGGCCGGCAAAGGTGATTAGGGAACTGAATGAGGATGATATCAGGGAGATGCAAAGAATTACAAAGGAATACGCAGAAAAGGCCCAGTATTACAAAGCCGTTTCTCAAGGAAACCAGGAATAG